In Macadamia integrifolia cultivar HAES 741 chromosome 5, SCU_Mint_v3, whole genome shotgun sequence, a single window of DNA contains:
- the LOC122080342 gene encoding WUSCHEL-related homeobox 9 produces MASSNRNWPSMFKSKTCNTHNQWQHDINPPHLSSGSQRNPYTSVPSSEERSPEPKPRWNPKPEQIRILEAIFNSGMVNPPRDEIRKIRAQLQEYGQVGDANVFYWFQNRKSRSKHKQRHLQSVNVLAQSAPTTTGLPLTVQTIAAPSSSSSSSSEKSPPRRTKKKMAMAGVGGGGGPNPNVIDPSNSPYHGDLSSEPFFFPVQPPTFSHGHGFCFSDLSNLVQYPDQAVGPCSADPILSEVVNQGAPKKDEQAKMQLDQQLSYAAATTTTPSTNTITSGSTTLNQIHGGVVGVESGSGSGMAPAAAAKSTVFIDDVAFEVTGGPVNVRETFGDDAVLIHSSGQPVLTNEWGVTLQSLQHGAFYYLVWENGR; encoded by the exons ATGGCTTCATCTAACAGAAACTGGCCTAGCATGTTCAAGTCCAAGACCTGCAACACTCATAACCAGTGGCAGCATGACATCAACCCACCTCACCTGTCAAGTGGATCCCAGAGAAACCCCTACACATCAG TGCCTAGCTCTGAAGAACGGAGTCCAGAGCCGAAACCACGATGGAACCCTAAACCGGAGCAGATACGGATTCTGGAAGCGATATTCAACTCCGGAATGGTGAACCCTCCAAGGGACGAGATTAGGAAGATAAGAGCTCAGCTGCAAGAGTACGGTCAAGTAGGCGATGCCAACGTCTTCTACTGGTTCCAGAACCGGAAATCGAGAAGCAAACACAAGCAGCGCCACCTTCAGAGCGTAAACGTACTGGCTCAATCCGCTCCAACCACCACTGGCTTGCCATTGACGGTTCAGACCATTGCTGCACCCTCATCTTCCTCGTCCTCATCGTCTGAGAAATCTCCTCCGAGAAGGACCAAGAAGAAGATGGCCATGGcaggtgttggtggtggtggaggacctAATCCCAATGTGATCGATCCATCCAATTCTCCTTATCATGGGGACCTCTCGTCTGAACCCTTTTTCTTTCCAGTCCAACCGCCCACTTTCTCTCATGGTCATGGGTTCTGCTTCTCCGACTTATCCAACCTGGTTCAATACCCGGATCAAGCGGTCGGGCCTTGCTCAGCCGACCCCATACTGAGTGAAGTGGTGAACCAAGGTGCTCCAAAGAAGGATGAGCAAGCGAAGATGCAGTTGGACCAGCAGCTCAGCTATGCTGCGGCCACTACTACTACTCCATCCACCAATACTATTACCTCTGGTTCGACCACTCTCAATCAAATTCATGGAG GGGTGGTGGGGGTTGAATCAGGATCAGGTAGTGGAATGGCTCCGGCAGCTGCCGCGAAATCGACGGTGTTCATAGATGATGTGGCATTCGAAGTTACCGGAGGTCCGGTGAACGTAAGAGAAACTTTTGGGGATGATGCCGTCCTCATCCACTCTTCTGGTCAGCCTGTCCTCACCAATGAGTGGGGCGTAACCCTACAATCCCTGCAACACGGCGCATTCTACTATCTG GTTTGGGAGAATGGCAGATGA
- the LOC122078864 gene encoding OPA3-like protein, which yields MVLPLLKLETLALKTLCKPIANRLKKEAGLHPRFRQLIINFAQANHRFQTNVQRRFYGHATEVEIRPLNEEKAVEDAADLIGELFVFSVAGGVVVFEVQRSARSEARKEELRSQELEPMRQKDEEMAGELELLKHKFEELEHLARGRGLSGHFNFKPLATENVKSTTPH from the exons ATGGTCCTTCCTCTCCTGAAGCTCGAAACCCTCGCCTTGAAGACACTATGTAAACCCATCGCTAATAGGCTCAAGAAAGAGGCTGGATTGCATCCCAGGTTCCGCCAGTTGATTATCAATTTTGCCCAG GCAAATCATCGGTTCCAAACAAATGTGCAAAGACGCTTCTATGGTCATGCAACTGAAGTTGAGATCCGCCCTTTGAATGAGGAGAAAGCTGTTGAAGATGCTGCTGATCTTATTGGGGAACTATTTGTGTTCTCG GTTGCGGGAGGTGTTGTGGTCTTTGAGGTGCAAAGAAGTGCTAGATCAGAGGCTAGAAAGGAGGAATTACGCAGCCAGGAATTAGAG CCAATGAGGCAAAAAGATGAAGAGATGGCTGGAGAATTGGAACTTCTTAAGCATAAATTTGAAGAGCTTGAACATCTTGCTAGGGGACGAGGACTAAGTGGTCATTTCAACTTCAAGCCTCTGGCTACTGAAAATGTAAAGTCAACAACACCTCACTAA